The following are encoded in a window of Glandiceps talaboti chromosome 5, keGlaTala1.1, whole genome shotgun sequence genomic DNA:
- the LOC144435763 gene encoding 15-hydroxyprostaglandin dehydrogenase [NAD(+)]-like, whose product MELVEKVAIVTGGAEGIGKAISERFLREGCKGVVILDNNDVRGKETERELSEKYGQGRTIFITCDVTSKSDLEDAFHKAKTHYQGLDIVCNNAAIQDEFKWESTVDINLNGVIRGTYIALQNMGTENGGNGGIVINTASVNGLITNSLSPIYGATKHGVVGFTRNVANESLFIKNKVRVAAICPGKVDTPLQQKVRCRYPEEFQKHNDMYDFVKMSHITDAVVLLITDCDNMNGAIVTVLPGEQPIRTIGPPDYKLNI is encoded by the exons ATGGAACTGGTAGAAAAGGTGGCTATAGTAACCGGTGGGGCCGAAGGTATCGGAAAGGCGATATCGGAACGATTTTTACGGGAAGGATGCAAG GGTGTTGTTATACTAGATAATAACGACGTGAGAGGCAAGGAGACGGAACGGGAATTGTCAGAAAAATATGGACAAGGCAGAACTATTTTCATTACATGTGATGTGACCTCAAAATCAGACCTTGAAG ATGCTTTCCACAAGGCTAAGACCCATTACCAAGGCTTAGACATCGTGTGTAATAACGCTGCCATACAAGACGAGTTTAAGTGGGAATCTACAGTTGACATCAATCTG AATGGTGTAATCCGAGGAACATACATTGCTCTTCAAAATATGGGAACTGAAAACGGTGGAAATGGTGgaatagttataaatacagcATCAGTCAATG GCTTGATAACGAATTCGCTATCACCTATATATGGAGCAACTAAGCACGGAGTTGTTGGCTTTACAAGGAATGTTGCT AACGaatctttatttattaaaaataaagtACGAGTTGCTGCAATTTGCCCTGGTAAAGTTGACACACCTCTCCAACAGAAAGTTCGTTGTCGATACCCAGAGGAATTCCAAAAACATAATGATATGTATGACTTCGTAAA aATGTCTCATATTACTGATGCTGTTGTTTTACTGATAACAGATTGTGACAACATGAACGGTGCCATCGTTACAGTACTACCTGGTGAACAACCTATAAGGACAATAGGTCCTCCTGATTATAAATTGAATATATGA
- the LOC144434955 gene encoding 15-hydroxyprostaglandin dehydrogenase [NAD(+)]-like, with amino-acid sequence MELVDKVAIVTGGAEGIGKAISERLLQERCKGVIILDNNEVRGKETEQELSGKYGQGRTIFISCDVTSKSDLEDAFHKAKTHYQGLDIVCNNAGIQDEFKMSHITDAVVSLITDCDSMNGAIVTVLSGEQPIRTIDTPDYELNI; translated from the exons ATGGAACTGGTAGACAAGGTGGCCATAGTGACTGGTGGTGCCGAAGGTATCGGAAAGGCGATATCAGAAAGACTTTTACAGGAACGATGCAAG GGTGTCATTATACTAGATAATAACGAAGTGAGAGGCAAGGAGACAGAACAAGAATTATCAGGAAAATATGGGCAAGGAAGgactattttcatttcatgtgatGTGACCTCTAAATCTGACCTTGAAG ATGCTTTCCACAAGGCTAAGACTCATTACCAAGGCTTAGACATCGTATGCAATAATGCTGGTATACAAGATGAGTTTAA AATGTCTCATATTACTGATGCTGTTGTTTCACTGATAACAGATTGTGACAGCATGAACGGTGCCATCGTAACAGTACTATCTGGTGAACAACCTATAAGGACGATAGACACTCCAGACTATGAATTGAATATATAA